Proteins co-encoded in one Vibrio fortis genomic window:
- a CDS encoding co-chaperone YbbN — MQSPHIVELNEQNFRQVLEGSMQTPVLIHFWAPMSQESAQIIPDLQTLTQQYNGAFTLALLNCEQEQAIATQFGVQALPTIALFVNGQPVDGLGGPQTLEAIVGMLSKHLPSQDELVLRQALEQMQTGEHLQALTAMQQLPEELTAKGEVKLAIAECLLETQQFDLAEAQLATIPLEYQDNYFKGLVAKLELHKQAADSPEIQALEASLQSNPSDAKIAAELALQYHQVNRSEEALELLWSFLMKDLNALDGDMKKSFMDILSAVGQGNASASKYRRQLYSLLY, encoded by the coding sequence ATGCAATCGCCGCATATTGTTGAACTCAATGAACAGAACTTTCGTCAGGTATTAGAAGGTTCGATGCAGACTCCTGTTCTGATCCATTTTTGGGCACCAATGAGCCAAGAAAGCGCTCAGATCATTCCGGACTTGCAAACGCTAACTCAGCAGTACAATGGTGCATTTACTTTGGCACTATTAAACTGCGAGCAAGAACAAGCAATTGCTACCCAGTTTGGTGTACAAGCGCTACCCACTATTGCTCTATTCGTTAATGGCCAACCAGTCGATGGCCTAGGCGGTCCGCAAACATTAGAAGCCATTGTAGGTATGTTAAGCAAGCATCTACCTAGCCAAGATGAGTTAGTGCTTCGCCAAGCTCTAGAACAGATGCAAACAGGAGAACACCTGCAAGCTCTTACTGCGATGCAGCAGTTACCAGAAGAACTCACCGCAAAAGGTGAAGTCAAACTAGCCATTGCAGAGTGCCTTCTTGAGACACAACAGTTTGATTTGGCTGAGGCACAACTTGCTACCATCCCACTGGAGTATCAAGACAACTACTTCAAAGGCTTAGTGGCAAAACTCGAACTGCATAAACAAGCTGCCGATAGCCCTGAAATCCAAGCATTGGAAGCAAGCCTACAATCCAATCCTAGCGATGCGAAAATCGCCGCGGAGCTTGCGCTGCAATATCATCAAGTCAATCGTAGCGAAGAAGCGCTTGAACTGTTGTGGTCGTTTCTAATGAAAGACTTAAACGCACTGGATGGCGACATGAAGAAGAGCTTCATGGATATTCTAAGTGCAGTCGGTCAAGGTAACGCTAGTGCGAGTAAATACCGTCGACAGCTCTATTCACTGCTCTACTAG